The DNA sequence cgctatatatgaatactgttatgaaaattctaagatcgtattagtattccataaagtaaataagtgtatgtaaagatcatcagaatccaaattcgaacactttaatttttcccgaaaatccaccagataccgaaagaattgagtataaggtaacatgattaaaaggatttaattcaaggattataagagaggatcataaaaggaatataaaatattgagaaaggtttaggggaacccaagtaataagatcccgggtatgatccctcaaacaataaacgagaacgaaagttaagcgaaccgtataacagatcaacggtcattagccaagtaattaggagctaatcaaagaggttagtgatgatgatgtcatcaaaccaacaagaagaggacaagtgtgggaagatgacataggaaagtgacataagcatgaccaaaaaaggaaggaaggttggttgattataaaccacacaaaattcaccatggttaaaaggtaataaatcaaaacaaaagtggatcaaccaagccaaaacaattcataaaACAAAAACACACAAGTTGAAtttcattattcaagagaagctttcggccaaaaccagagcagcaacttcaaactaccatatcttaCCTTCCTTAGGACGAGGTCCCCAACCTGCAATGGCCAGGCTCTAACCTTCTTGTCAAAGTACTTACGGGTCCTTTGCTGGTAGGCAGCTAGCTTCAGGTGGGAGGTGGCCCGTACTTCTTCCACAAGATCCAAATACAGCCGATGATTAACCTCATTATCTATGGGGTTATAATTATCACGCCCGAATGACCCAGAGCCTATCTCCACAGGAACCATAGCCTCACATCCGTAAGCCAAAGTGAATGGGGATTCTCCAGTGGTTGTCCTGGGTGTAGTATTATAAGACCATAACACCATGGGCAGTTCTTCAGGCCAATACCCCTTCTTCTCCTCCAACTTAGCCTTGAGGGTATGCTTGATTATCTTATTCACCGCTTCAGTTTGCCCATTGCTTTGAGGGTGACAGACTGCAGAGAAACCCTTATGGATCTTTAAGTCATCACAAAGCTTTTGCATTTCTTTACTGTTGAATTGCTTCCCATTATCCGAGATCAACTTATAAGGGACCCCGAATCTGCACACAATGGCCCAAAAAACGAATTCCTTCAGTTTGGCTGCCGTAATGGTAGCCAATGGCTCAGCCTCTGCCCACTTGGTAAAATAATCAACGGCTACTACAACGTACTTTACCCCGCCTTTTCCTTTAGGTAATTCCCCAATCAGGTCTATCCCCCAGACAGCAAAGGGCCAAGGGCTAGTTATTTGCTTCAAAGGTACAGCAGGGTGACTATTTAGGTTAGCAAACCTTTGGCATCGATCACATGCGTGGGCGAACTCATGGGCGTCTTTTTGTAGAGTTGGCCAGTAATATCCCTGTCTCAATATCTTATGGGCAACAGAAGTTCCTCTGGCATGGTTCCCGCATATACCCCCATATACCTCCCACATAATGTAGTCATATTCGTCTCCAGCTACACACCTCAAAAGAGGCCTGTTAAAAACCCTTTTGTACAGATTTTCATTGTAGATAATATACCTTGCTGCCCTGTACTTAACCCTCCTAGCCTCATCTTTGTCCACAGGGAGTGTTCCTTTTGTGATATAGTCCAAAATGGGAGTGACCCACGACTTTTCCCTTTGGACTTCTACCCCCATGACCTCAGCCTGAAAGATACTAGGCTGCTTTTGGATCTCCAGGGGTATTACTCCCAACAGTGTAGCTTCCCTTTGAGATCCTAGTTTGGCCAAGGCATTTGCATCCGCATTTTGTGCGCGGGGAATTTGTTCCAGGTTGACTTCGTTGAATTTACCCATTAGCTCTTGTGCATGCCTCATATATAGGTCGGTACGGGGGCCTCTAGCCTGAAAGCTTCCTTTGATATGTCCAACCACTAGCATCGAATCACTAAACACATTGAGATTCTCAACCTTCATCTCGAGGGCCAGCTTTAATCCTGCTATTAGTGCCTCGTATTCAACATCGTTATTGGTTGCCTTGAAGCCAAAGTGAATAGAACTTTGGAGTTTATGCCCTTCAGGGCTAACCAACACTATACCCGAGCCTGCTGCATTCCCATTCACCGCCCCATCAACATATAAAGTCCACCAAGGTGAGCAGTTTTCCATGGGGATTTCCATAGGTGTTGATTTAGTGGCGCATTCCTTCCCACTTATTTCACACGAAGAGGGGAATTCCAGGAAGAAATTGGCCAAAGCTTGCCCCTTAATAGCAGTCCTGGGCTTATACTCCACATCAAATTGCCCCAACTCGACAACCCATTTCATCATCCTTCCCGAAGCTTCAGGTTTGTGCATAACCTGCCTTAGGGGAAATGAAGTTCTGACTTCCACCCGATGTGCTTGAAAATACGGCCTCAACTTCCTTGAGGCTAAAATTAGGGCATAGGCCAATTTTTCCATATTCGTGTACCGGGTCTCAGCGTCCAATAGTCTCTTACTCATTGTAATAGACAGGGTATTGCACCTGCTCATCTTCCCGGACCAATACTGCACTGATTGAATAGTCTGAGACAGCTAAGTACAGCAGCAGGGTTTCTCCCTCCAAGGGCTTAGACAACAACGGGGGATTCCCTAGCTGTTCCTTGATTTTGGTGAAGGCCTCTTCACATTCGGTTGTCCACTCGAAGTTCTTTCCATTTTTTATAGCTGAGAAGAACTCCTTGCATTTGTCCGATGACTTAGAGACAAATCGGTTTAAGGCCGCTATCCTCCCCGTAAGGCTCTGCACCTCTCGAACGTTCTGAGGGGATCTCATTTCTAATAGCGCCTTGATTTTAGCGGGGTTTTCCTCAATACCCCTGTGGTTCACTATGAATCTCAAGAATTTCCCCGACTCTACCCCGAATATGCACTTCTGGGGGTTCAGCTTCATCCTGAATTGTCTTAATATGTTAAACATCTCTGAAAGGTGTATTATATGATCCCTTGCCACCTTCGAATTTACTAACATATCGTCCACGTATACCTCCATGGTTTTCCCAATTTGATTCTTAAACATCATATTGACTAGCCTTTGATATGTAGCCCCAACATTATCCAGACCGAAGGGCATTGCAATATAATAATATAGCCCCCTGTCAgtaatgaaggatgtatgttcttgGTCGGGCTCATACATAGGGATTTGGTTATACCCCGAGTACGCATCCATGAAGCTCAGAAGGGCGTGAGCTGCCGTTGAATCCACTAGCTGATCAATACGAGGCAATGGGAAGCTATCTTTTGGGCATGCCTTATTCaaatcagtgaagtccacacatgTACGCCATTTTCCATTAGGCATCTTAACCAAGACAGGATTCGCCAGCCACATGGGGTAGAATGATTCCCTTATTAGGCCGGCTTTCAATAGTCGGTCGACTTCTTCTTTCAGAGCCCAAGCCCTTTCTCCACTCATAGCCCTTCTTTTCTGCCTTATAGCCCTCTTGTCGGGGTCAATATTCAGATGGTGACACATGACTTTAGGATCCACCCCTAACATGTCAGAATGACTCCATGCAAAGACATCTAGGTTCTTCTTCAAGAACGATGTCAGGGCTATTTGCAATTCGGCACTTAGCTGTTTTCCAATATTGAGTTCCTTTGTCGGATCAAAATCATCTACCATAACTGAGACGGTGTCTCCAGCTGTACCTGCCTTTTCACTCGATTCCGGCATTCGAGGATCAAGGTCTATTTCCACCCCAAGTTGAGCCTCTTTAATTTCCTCTTTCTCGGGTAAAACATCACTGACATCAAGGTTTTCAAAATCAGTGTCATTGACCTCTTCAACTACCCCCTCCACCAGGGGTTCTACAACTTCTGTGATTTTCCCAATTTTCGGGGCCTCCGACAAGAGTACTTCTTTATGGGTACCTACCCCCTGAAAAGAGGCAACATCCGTGTATGGCTCCTCACCGGGATGTTGGAAAATCATAATTGCATTACAAGATTCCCTTTTTGACTTCACTTTCCACTCTTGAGGGGTATTTCCGTTTTTCTCATTAGCCGGCTCCAAGTATCGGTAGCACTCTTCACTTGAACCCCCATCAAACAGATGCCTACTTGCTCGCATAGCCAAATACAGAGCTCTGCTGTAACATTCCCTAGAGTCTGCATGGCAGCCCTTTACCCATCCAATTCCATTAGGGGTAGGGAATTTTATAGAGAAGTGATGAATAGACGTAATAATTCTCATTTCCCTTAGCATGGGTCTGCCAATAATCCCATTATAGGAGATATCTTCATTTACCACTAAAAACTCAGTGGCTCGCGTGGCTGTCCGAGGCTCTTCCCCCAAGGTAACAGGCAATTTAATTCGCCCCACCACCAAGACGGGGGGACCAGTAAATCCGTACACATCATTATAGCAGGGTAATAATTCACTGTCTACTAGCCCCATTTTCTGGTAAGTGCTATAGGCTAGGATGTTGACGGAACTCCCATTATCCACCAACATTCTGTATACATTAGCTCCTCCAATTAAAGCGTTTACGACTAAGGCATCATTATGGGGGTGATGCACGTGTCGGGCGTCTGCCTCTTTGAAGGTTACGTCGGCTGATTCCCCTTTAAAGTACTTGGGAGGCCTCTCTGACAGATTACAGACATTAGTGAGGATTGCCCCCTTGCCTCGTGAGCATAATTCTTCATGGCATTTCGGCTTGAGCCCCCAATGTAAGGACCTTCGATGATAGTATGGATGCTTTTGGCCCTTACGGGTCTCTCGGGATTTCCTTTTTCCCCTTCCTTTCCCACCTTATCATCTTTATACCTTTTAGCTTCTTCAGCTACAAATTCCATCAGAAACCCTTTTCTGATCAGATCCTCTATGTGGTCCTTCAAGTGACGACATTCCGCCGTCTCAT is a window from the Apium graveolens cultivar Ventura chromosome 1, ASM990537v1, whole genome shotgun sequence genome containing:
- the LOC141716663 gene encoding uncharacterized protein LOC141716663, producing MLVDNGSSVNILAYSTYQKMGLVDSELLPCYNDVYGFTGPPVLVVGRIKLPVTLGEEPRTATRATEFLVVNEDISYNGIIGRPMLREMRIITSIHHFSIKFPTPNGIGWVKGCHADSRECYSRALYLAMRASRHLFDGGSSEECYRYLEPANEKNGNTPQEWKVKSKRESCNAIMIFQHPGEEPYTDVASFQGVGTHKEVLLSEAPKIGKITEVVEPLVEGVVEEVNDTDFENLDVSDVLPEKEEIKEAQLGVEIDLDPRMPESSEKAGTAGDTVSVMVDDFDPTKELNIGKQLSAELQIALTSFLKKNLDVFAWSHSDMLGVDPKVMCHHLNIDPDKRAIRQKRRAMSGERAWALKEEVDRLLKAGLIRESFYPMWLANPVLVKMPNGKWRTCVDFTDLNKACPKDSFPLPRIDQLVDSTAAHALLSFMDAYSGYNQIPMYEPDQEHTSFITDRGLYYYIAMPFGLDNVGATYQRLVNMMFKNQIGKTMEVYVDDMLVNSKVARDHIIHLSEMFNILRQFRMKLNPQKCIFGVESGKFLRFIVNHRGIEENPAKIKALLEMRSPQNVREVQSLTGRIAALNRFVSKSSDKCKEFFSAIKNGKNFEWTTECEEAFTKIKEQLGNPPLLSKPLEGETLLLYLAVSDYSISAVLVREDEQVQYPVYYNE